From Medicago truncatula cultivar Jemalong A17 chromosome 7, MtrunA17r5.0-ANR, whole genome shotgun sequence, a single genomic window includes:
- the LOC25498341 gene encoding F-box/kelch-repeat protein At3g06240, translating to MPPKFIPNEQITDVLSLLPVKSLLRFRCLSKSLDSLISNPNFIKLHLTRSSRNADFTLVSTSHLNVIFFTVFRLLHNPPIIINLPEDPNHQLADKGCLFVVGSCNGLLCLFSQFFTSDFNSVTLLRFWNPATRKMSPKLGYCLHKDMWFHPNLTFAYVNSTDTYKVLYLVPGETNVYVFSLGDNIWRTIQDSPVDHDYWINFVNLHDCISWLAIRNYSARYDFNNITLDQFVIVSLYLGTETHSQLSPPIGFREVPIFVPYLSLLKDNLCFSYDYKQTHLVVWQMKEFGVENSWIQLFNISYHNLQIYDHHLNDLDFRLLPLCLSEKSDTILLISTLESEAILYNWRHNRAERIYKPWFNGMDYVESLVSLERLYSWEHN from the coding sequence ATGCCACCAAAATTCATCCCTAACGAGCAAATCACCGATGTGCTTTCCTTGCTTCCTGTCAAATCTCTCCTTCGATTTAGGTGCTTGAGTAAGTCACTTGACTCTCTCATCTCTAATCCCAACTTCATCAAATTGCACCTTACTCGATCTTCAAGGAATGCGGACTTCACACTTGTATCCACCTCTCATCTCAATGTTATATTCTTCACTGTTTTTCGTTTGCTCCACAACCCTCCAATCATTATCAATCTACCAGAAGATCCTAACCATCAACTTGCAGACAAGGGCTGTCTCTTTGTTGTTGGTTCCTGCAATGGATTACTTTGTTTGTTCAGTCAGTTTTTCACCTCTGATTTTAATAGTGTGACGTTGCTTCGTTTTTGGAACCCAGCCACGAGGAAAATGTCTCCAAAATTAGGGTATTGTCTTCATAAAGACATGTGGTTCCATCCTAATTTGACATTTGCTTATGTCAATTCAACTGACACTTACAAGGTGTTGTATTTAGTTCCAGGTGAAACAAATGTATATGTCTTCAGTTTGGGCGATAATATTTGGAGAACTATTCAAGATTCTCCTGTGGATCATGATTACTGGATCAATTTTGTGAATCTGCATGACTGTATTAGTTGGTTGGCAATTCGCAATTATTCTGCTCGTTATGATTTCAACAATATTACTCTTGACCAATTTGTGATTGTTTCTCTTTATTTGGGCACCGAGACACATTCTCAACTTTCGCCTCCTATAGGTTTCAGAGAAGTCCCGATTTTTGTACCATATCTAAGTTTGTTAAAGGACAATCTTTGTTTTTCATATGATTACAAACAAACTCATTTGGTAGTATGGCAAATGAAGGAATTTGGAGTTGAAAATTCTTGGATTCAGCTTTTTAACATTAGCTATCACAATCTTCAAATATATGATCATCACTTAAATGATTTGGACTTCCGTTTGTTACCATTATGCCTTTCGGAGAAGAGTGATACAATTTTATTGATAAGTACTCTTGAAAGTGAGGCAATTCTTTATAATTGGAGACATAATAGAGCCGAAAGAATCTACAAACCTTGGTTCAATGGCATGGATTATGTTGAAAGTTTGGTGTCTCTTGAAA